The following DNA comes from Flavobacteriales bacterium.
ATAGACTGAAAATGACATTCTTCTCTTTGACCAAGCGTTTACGTTGTAGGAAGAATACTATCAACAGGATGACGATGAAGACCTTCTTGAATGACTGGGCGAATTGGAATGCTTCCAATCGACTGTCAGAGAACATGAGAATGATCCAGAAACCTAATAGGATCTCCGTGAAATAGCCACGTGCGGTCAAGAGGAAGATGCTCCCTCCGATGATTCCGATCGCCACGGGCCCTGTCATCGAACCTACCAGGACCCAGAGTAGGACGAGTAATGTGAATTGAAGATTCTCCCGTATGTAGGATGCAATGCTCATTTCTCTATAGAAAGCGCTTCTCTATATCGGCAATGGTCTGCTCGATGACCTGTGGCCATGTGAATCTCTCGTTAAATCTTTTTTGTGCCTGACGGCTCATCATGGACAGTTGTGCTCCGCTCCAGTCTTTCATCTCGAGGACGGCTTTTCTGAGTCCTTCTCTATCACCAGGGTCCACCAGCTGGCCTATGTCACTATCCACCTGATCCTCTACAGCCCCCACTCTACTCGCAATCACCACGAGCCCTCGGGCCATGGCCTCCAGTATCACAGTAGGCATTCCTTCCGAGTACGAAGGTACTACCAGGACATGATTCTGATCGATCATTTGGATCAATTCGGACTCGACCTTGATCGCACCATGGTAGGTCACACGTCCATCTTTGATCCGCTTGCTGTGCGGAATGGGACCGATGAATTCGAAGGTCAGGTCTTCGCCCTCCAGATGTTGAATGACCGCGTTCCAGTCCTCGATTCCTTTCCTGCGCTCATACCGACCAATGAATAGGAAGCTCAACGAATCTTCTGGAAAGACCTTCTCTTCTTCTCGCAACCAAGAGGGCTCCAGACCGATAGGAATCTCACTGATACGCGCATTGTCCACCTCCTTCATATTCCGCAGGATATGGCTCAATCCACCCCCCAGAGAGTAGACCACATCAGCTTGCGATAGATTGAACTTCACCGGCCCACGGAACATCCATTGGATGACCTTCTGTTTGAATCCATTGGCTTTCTGAAACATCTCCAGACCATGGAAATTGACTCCCACGGGAGGTAGGTCACCCTTTTTTTTACGTTTCTGATCCAGTAGATGCCAAGCGGTAAAGCCCTGAGCGTAGATAAAATCGATCGGCAGTTGATTTTTCTGCAAACGCTTGTAGAGTGATACGGAGTAGGCGAACGAGTTCTGCACATAGCTCCACGGCCAGCTTCCTTTTGATGGAAAGGGTACGATATGCTCTTCCAATCGCTCATCACCTCCTCCAGGCAAATATTCTTTGACCGATCCTTTTCCTGGATGAAAAAGAAGCACATGCACACCCTGGGAAAGGAAGTACCTGAGGAGATAGTAGGAGTGCTTCTGCATCCCTCCCATCACAAGCGGACTCACACCATCGGTCAATATGGCCACTCGCTTCAATCTCATGGTCGGATCTTGCTATCGAATAGAGAAAGGTATTTCTCTCGGAGCTTTTCCCAGGTGAAGGTCTCGAGGAAATAGGCTTGATTGGCCGTGCCTTTATGGAGCTTGAAGGAATCGAGGTCCTCGATTTTCTGAATGAATCGCTCTATGGCCTCGGGGCGTGTCATATCTGTACACTGCTCGGTGTCATTGCAGAGCCAAAGACTATGTGCTGAATGATGCAGCAGAACTGGAATCCCGTGACCCATGGCCTCTATTGTGGCAATTCCAAAGGCCTCATCGACCGAGGGTAATACGAAGAGGTCGGCCATCGGGTAGATGCGCTGCATGATGTCATGCGCTACGTAGACCGACTTGGTCATACAGCCCGCCTCTTTATTCATGCGCTCCAAT
Coding sequences within:
- a CDS encoding glycosyltransferase family 4 protein produces the protein MRLKRVAILTDGVSPLVMGGMQKHSYYLLRYFLSQGVHVLLFHPGKGSVKEYLPGGGDERLEEHIVPFPSKGSWPWSYVQNSFAYSVSLYKRLQKNQLPIDFIYAQGFTAWHLLDQKRKKKGDLPPVGVNFHGLEMFQKANGFKQKVIQWMFRGPVKFNLSQADVVYSLGGGLSHILRNMKEVDNARISEIPIGLEPSWLREEEKVFPEDSLSFLFIGRYERRKGIEDWNAVIQHLEGEDLTFEFIGPIPHSKRIKDGRVTYHGAIKVESELIQMIDQNHVLVVPSYSEGMPTVILEAMARGLVVIASRVGAVEDQVDSDIGQLVDPGDREGLRKAVLEMKDWSGAQLSMMSRQAQKRFNERFTWPQVIEQTIADIEKRFL
- a CDS encoding glycosyltransferase, producing the protein PCHLIPHFFDPIWEDSRQDAPILSEIQYFKGDKRMLLYVGPTELEEKNFERIEEAVQNLGDGWCLLVCGDMDPERLERMNKEAGCMTKSVYVAHDIMQRIYPMADLFVLPSVDEAFGIATIEAMGHGIPVLLHHSAHSLWLCNDTEQCTDMTRPEAIERFIQKIEDLDSFKLHKGTANQAYFLETFTWEKLREKYLSLFDSKIRP